One window from the genome of Diospyros lotus cultivar Yz01 chromosome 11, ASM1463336v1, whole genome shotgun sequence encodes:
- the LOC127813469 gene encoding monooxygenase 2-like, producing the protein MATRSLLFLNSSLSTSFPSPSLLGLHRGRRLAMSGAAPIRLSMSGAEAEAGDVRKEDIVIVGAGIAGLATAVSLHRLGVRTVVLEQAESLRTGGTSLTFFKNGWRVLDAIGVGNLLRPRFLEIQGITVKADDGRELRSFIFKDEDESQEVRALERSVLLETLADQLPKDTIKFSAKLAKAETSQSTETLLELTNGAKLSAKIAIGCDGIRSLVAKSMGFSEPKYVGHCAFRGLGLFPNGHSYKPMVNYIYGRGVRAGYVPITPTKVYWFICFNSSTPGPKITDPTVLKKQATELVNNWSSELLKIIDLTPDDTIIKSPLVDRWLWPAISPPAFVGKTVLVGDAWHPMTPNLGQGACCALEDAVVLARKVASVLNSGSTTMEDALKSYESERWPRIFPMTVRANFMGSLLQWDNSTVCSVRNNVVIPKLVRLGPMLEHTNFDCEPL; encoded by the exons ATGGCGACAAGATCGCTTCTGTTTCTGAATTCTTCTCTCTCGACTTCTTTTCCGTCTCCGTCGCTGCTTGGTCTCCACCGTGGACGCCGTCTTGCAATGTCAGGAGCAGCGCCGATTCGCCTCTCGATGTCCGGCGCCGAAGCCGAAGCTGGTGACGTTAGGAAGGAAGACATAGTCATCGTTGGTGCCGGAATTGCCGGCCTTGCCACCGCGGTTTCGCTTCACAG GCTGGGAGTGAGGACGGTGGTGCTGGAGCAGGCGGAGTCGCTGCGGACCGGCGGAACGTCGCTCACTTTCTTCAAGAATGGATGGAGGGTCTTGGATGCCATTGGAGTCGGGAATTTGCTCCGGCCCCGATTTCTTGAAATTCAAGG GATAACAGTAAAAGCAGACGATGGAAGGGAACTGCGGTCATTCATATTCAAAGACGAAGATGAAAG TCAAGAGGTTCGTGCCCTGGAGAGAAGTGTACTTCTGGAAACTCTTGCCGATCAACTGCCCAAAGATACAATCAAGTTTTCTGCAAAACTAGCGAAGGCTGAAACAAGTCAATCAACTGAAACTCTGTTGGAACTCACCAATGGGGCAAAATTATCTGCAAAG ATTGCGATTGGTTGTGACGGGATTCGATCTTTAGTTGCTAAGTCGATGGGGTTCTCCGAGCCCAAGTATGTAGGGCATTGTGCTTTTCGTGGGCTTGGATTATTCCCCAATGGGCACTCATATAAACCAATGGTAAACTACATCTACGGAAGGGGAGTTCGTGCTGGATATGTGCCAATTACTCCAACAAAAGTTTACTGGTTTATCTGCTTTAATAGCTCTACACCAG GTCCAAAGATCACTGATCCAACAGTGTTGAAGAAGCAAGCTACAGAGCTAGTCAACAACTGGTCCTCAGAGCTCTTGAAAATAATAGATCTCACCCCAGACGACACGATAATCAAATCCCCTCTGGTAGATCGGTGGCTCTGGCCGGCCATAAGCCCTCCTGCTTTTGTAGGCAAAACCGTGCTGGTTGGCGATGCATGGCATCCAATGACTCCCAATCTCGGGCAGGGTGCCTGTTGTGCTCTGGAGGATGCAGTAGTTCTAGCAAGAAAGGTAGCCAGCGTGCTCAATTCAGGATCTACAACTATGGAAGATGCTCTCAAGTCGTACGAAAGTGAACGATGGCCTCGCATCTTCCCAATGACGGTACGCGCCAATTTCATGGGCTCCCTTCTCCAATGGGATAACTCGACAGTCTGTTCTGTTCGGAACAATGTCGTCATTCCCAAGCTTGTTAGGCTTGGACCAATGTTGGAACACACAAATTTTGACTGTGAACCTCTATAA